The following coding sequences are from one Neurospora crassa OR74A linkage group I, whole genome shotgun sequence window:
- a CDS encoding MADS-box MEF2 type transcription factor has product MGRRKIEIKAIKDDRNRSVTFLKRKGGLFKKAHELSVLCSVDVAVIIFGNNKKLYEYSSSNIRDILQRYTYHGGPNEHKGPSDFNGGADDDDDDDENGTNSQGEQHMMYQPNPPVSYPFLRHTSLSDSPPVPNGAFGPQPGHQMSRAHTPQPPFVARPPSVNDIRRLRPGQPVRPAGVAQELQNRSAFVPSPPIYNSQPPASMAPTHGLPTQLHPQYPFQPSQPPAHSMQQFEDQRRSPLPPTFVSQPPPHPAHRHSTSPPELLQPQIPQQQVHRHSASPQVHQAQLPQQPQRLPSANMSPPPPQPAQPPQQQQQQHRHQQQQPQSMPNQNLQPPAPPKPESMERPRRLIPALNTSVKNPGQGSVFTPIEPENKSILSQHFAAFRPEIKSESPNNRSQSVDGGNVSKPNTSTPSIQLSSAHGQGSAQRTNSLTVISQSTLPPPSRPQHLRVGGGPLRPRLKVQIPDDSDSGSAAGSASSPRVTTTTDSAPQPLKTGSVLPPPSPSASNLPSAGATGPPNPFAPRSTIQHNNNMNIDTPVSALPSRFLGDLLPSPSRFYPEWGYGISAESNTLPSPLNFATPVNGTGPSFLRDDPTPLKRKSPETKSTGPENDTGNNQDAKRMRLES; this is encoded by the exons ATGGGCAGGAGGAAGATAGAAATCAAGGCCATTAAGGATGACAGGAATCGCTCTGT AACATTCTTGAAGCGCAAAGGGGGGTTGTTCAAGAAAGCCCATGAGCTTTCCGTCCTGTGCTCTGTCGACGTTGCCGTTATTATCTTtggcaacaacaaaaagcTGTACGAATATTCATCCAGTAATATTCGCGATATATTACAACGATATACCTAC CACGGAGGACCTAATGAGCACAAAGGCCCTTCCGATTTCAATGGTGgcgccgacgacgatgacgacgatgacgagaatGGGACTAATTCGCAAGGGGAACAACATATGATGTACCAACCAAACCCGCCAGTTTCATACCCCTTTCTCCGGCACACAAGTCTGTCGGACTCACCCCCAGTACCAAACGGCGCGTTCGGGCCCCAGCCGGGACATCAAATGAGCCGCGCCCATACTCCCCAGCCGCCCTTCGTCGCTCGGCCACCATCTGTCAACGATATCCGAAGGCTGAGGCCCGGGCAGCCGGTTCGTCCTGCGGGAGTCGCCCAGGAACTTCAAAATAGGAGCGCCTTTGTGCCATCGCCTCCCATCTACAACTCACAACCACCTGCTTCCATGGCGCCTACTCACGGTCTTCCCACACAGCTGCATCCCCAGTATCCCTTCCAGCCGTCTCAACCACCTGCTCATTCCATGCAACAGTTCGAGGACCAGAGAAGatcgcctcttcctccgactTTTGTgtctcaaccaccaccacatccagCACATCGCCATTCTACGTCCCCGCCTGAACTTCTCCAACCGCAGATCCCGCAGCAACAAGTACATCGCCATTCTGCCTCTCCTCAAGTTCACCAAGCCCAGCTTCCacagcagccgcagcggCTACCGAGCGCAAATATgtcgcctcctccgccacaGCCAGCTCAACcgcctcagcagcagcagcagcagcaccgtcaccagcagcaacaacctcagTCTATGCCTAATCAAAACCTTCAACCTCCTGCACCGCCAAAGCCAGAATCTATGGAGAGACCACGCCGGCTGATCCCCGCGCTGAATACGTCGGTCAAGAACCCTGGGCAGGGCAGTGTTTTTACGCCAATCGAACCAGAGAACAAGTCTATTCTGTCACAGCATTTTGCCGCGTTCCGTCCAGAAATCAAGTCCGAGTCGCCGAACAATCGGTCGCAGTCTGTCGATGGCGGTAACGTATCTAAGCctaatacctctacaccatCTATCCAGCTCTCCAGTGCACATGGCCAGGGGTCAGCTCAAAGAACGAATTCATTGACGGTAATCTCACAATCGACGCTTCCTCCGCCATCCCGGCCCCAACACCTACGTGTGGGAGGTGGACCACTGCGACCGCGGCTTAAGGTGCAGATTCCGGACGACTCGGATAGCGGAAGCGCTGCTGGATCGGCAAGTTCTCCTCGTGTTACAACCACAACGGACTCCGCTCCACAACCGCTAAAGACCGGCTCTGTACTTCCACCACCGTCACCATCGGCCTCCAATCTACCTTCTGCGGGTGCCACAGGACCACCTAATCCCTTTGCCCCTCGATCAACAATTCAGCACAACAACAATATGAACATTGACACTCCCGTTTCTGCTCTCCCATCTCGATTTCTGGGCGATCTGCTGCCTAGTCCCAGCAGATTCTATCCTGAATGGGGATATGGCATCAGCGCGGAGAGCAACACGCTTCCTAGTCCATTGAACTTTGCTACACCTGTTAATGGAACCGGGCCATCGTTCTTGAGAGACGATCCCACTCcactgaagaggaagagccCCGAGACGAAAAGTACTGGGCCCGAGAATGACACTGGGAACAATCAAGATGCTAAACGGATGCGGCTCGAATCTTAG